One part of the Candidatus Poribacteria bacterium genome encodes these proteins:
- a CDS encoding type I restriction endonuclease, with the protein MPTYTETDFEDHIEAHLNQSGYRSLQSTDYDRSRCLVPDETLQFIRDTQPKTYQKLERQYGPDTPLKLLDRVSKQIASRGVLDVLRKGVKDRGCDFNLTYFQPASGMNPDHQRLYAQNRFSLIRQLHYAQQNEKSLDMVLFLNGLPVVTMELKNSLTGQVVRDAEKQYRTDRNSREPLFK; encoded by the coding sequence GTGCCGACGTATACAGAAACAGATTTTGAAGATCACATCGAAGCACACCTAAATCAGTCGGGCTACCGGTCGTTACAATCTACAGACTACGATAGATCCCGCTGCCTCGTCCCTGATGAGACGCTGCAGTTTATTCGGGACACACAACCCAAGACATATCAGAAACTGGAACGCCAGTACGGTCCGGACACACCCCTAAAACTCCTCGACCGTGTGAGTAAACAGATTGCGAGTCGTGGCGTACTGGACGTGTTGCGGAAGGGTGTTAAAGATAGGGGTTGTGATTTTAACCTGACTTACTTCCAACCCGCAAGTGGCATGAACCCCGACCACCAACGCCTCTACGCCCAGAACCGATTCTCCCTCATTCGACAACTGCATTACGCACAGCAGAACGAGAAGTCTCTGGATATGGTCTTGTTCCTCAACGGGTTGCCAGTTGTGACAATGGAGCTGAAGAACAGTCTCACCGGTCAGGTGGTGAGAGATGCGGAGAAACAGTACCGGACAGATCGGAATTCAAGGGAACCTTTGTTTAAATAG
- a CDS encoding Rpn family recombination-promoting nuclease/putative transposase has translation MNATQDTQIEHFPDRSLRRLLQDREYVRGLVQIIAPDIEVFLDFSRITYQKRSFISKALQERESDILLSVPFQEDTDAIDTDALLIYILIEHQSTVDKTMGFRLLSYMVQIWESQRREWEREKLPESERRLQPILPILLYTGDRRWTVPVSLTAIMDIPEILERFVPSFDTLFLAVKETEAEVLTQFGHPLGWLFRVLQKEHAEQTEEIREALAAAVSHIVSVDEGFAPQVAEALRYFVQLIFHRRSLEERDALVDIIRQHIQDPKELETMAQTTADFLREQGKAEGIQQGKAEGIQQGKAEGIQQGKAEGIQQGKAEGKQDAVLKLLQLQFQHVPETLSRQIRNIDNLTHLDTLLEQTMTAQSLDEIDTHFS, from the coding sequence ATGAACGCGACACAAGATACGCAGATAGAACACTTCCCTGACCGGAGCCTCAGACGCTTGCTGCAAGACAGGGAATATGTGAGGGGATTAGTCCAAATTATTGCACCGGACATTGAGGTGTTTCTCGACTTCAGTCGAATCACATACCAAAAAAGAAGTTTCATCTCTAAAGCACTGCAAGAACGCGAGTCAGATATCCTATTGAGTGTTCCGTTTCAAGAAGACACAGATGCCATAGATACTGATGCGCTGCTCATCTATATCCTCATTGAACATCAATCTACCGTGGATAAAACGATGGGGTTTCGGCTATTGTCTTACATGGTGCAAATCTGGGAGTCGCAACGGCGGGAATGGGAAAGGGAGAAGTTGCCTGAAAGTGAAAGACGTTTACAACCGATCCTACCAATCCTGCTTTATACCGGGGACCGTCGGTGGACAGTACCGGTGTCCCTGACGGCGATCATGGATATTCCTGAAATCTTGGAGCGTTTCGTCCCAAGTTTTGACACGCTGTTTTTAGCGGTGAAGGAGACTGAAGCAGAGGTGCTGACGCAGTTCGGACATCCGCTGGGTTGGTTGTTCCGTGTGCTTCAAAAGGAGCATGCAGAGCAAACAGAAGAGATACGCGAAGCCTTAGCAGCTGCTGTATCGCATATAGTGTCAGTAGATGAAGGTTTTGCACCCCAAGTTGCAGAGGCACTCCGGTATTTTGTGCAGTTGATATTCCACCGGCGTTCTCTTGAGGAGCGCGATGCTTTAGTAGATATTATCAGACAACACATTCAAGACCCTAAGGAGTTAGAGACAATGGCACAGACAACGGCTGATTTTCTCAGAGAACAAGGCAAAGCAGAGGGTATACAACAAGGCAAAGCAGAGGGTATACAACAAGGCAAAGCAGAAGGTATACAACAAGGCAAAGCAGAAGGTATACAACAAGGCAAAGCAGAAGGTAAACAGGATGCCGTCCTCAAACTCCTGCAGCTCCAATTTCAGCATGTGCCTGAAACGCTTTCACGTCAAATCCGCAATATTGACAACCTAACACACCTCGACACACTCTTAGAGCAAACGATGACCGCGCAAAGTTTAGATGAAATAGATACCCATTTTTCTTAA